The sequence AGCAACACCGGTTTCGGCGGCATGAGCCGCTTGTGGAGGAACTCGAGAACCAGGGCGAACTCGAGCAGCGTGCCGGACCCCCCTGGTAGAATAACGTAGGCGTCACCGAGGTCCACCAACCGGCCGAGCCGCGCCAACAGATCGGGAGCCTCCTCGTGGTGGGTCACGTACGGATTGGGGGGGGTTCCGTTGTATAAGGCACAGGTAATGCCAATCGTCTCCCCGCCGCCACGCCGCGCACCCATGGCTGCGGCGGCCATCGTCCCCCCGTACCCCCCATTACACAGGACCCACCCGTGTCGTGCGACGCCCAGGCCGAGCTTCTCAGCCCGGGCATAGGCGGAGCTGCCCGGAACCGGACGGGAGCTGCCAAAGATGGTCACCACGCGCCGCCCTTGCCACATGGTTCTCCTCCTGTCTTTCCCGTCGAATGATCAATTGATCCTTCGCCCGTTCGTCGAGATTCCCGTCTTGCACCGCCTTCTGTCACTTTTCGGGTTGGATGAGGAGGGTGAGGCCTCGGACTGCTCGCACCCTCACCCGGCTCCCCTGAGGAATCGGTTCGTCCGTCTCGAGTGCCTCGGCCCGCCACAGCTCGCCACGCACGCGGATGTAACCCGACGGTGCCAGACGCTCCTCAGCGATGCCTTGCGCCCCAATGAGGCGATCGACTCCGCTCTTCGCACCAGCCTCAAAGGCCGGGCGGACAAACGGGAACATGACCAGATCCTTGATAACCCAAAGGAGGAAGACGCCGATGGCGGCCCAGACGGGAAGGTCGACCCATCGCCGAATCAACGACAGCGCCACCGCTACTACAATCCACCCGGGTATCTGGATCAGCAGGTATTTCGTTAGGGGCCGAAGCCGCCGTTCGGCACCCTTTGTCATCACTCCCCACTACCTCCCCAACCCTTTACGGACTCAAGTTGTGCCGCTTGACAAAGGCCTTGGCGTCCTGCATCACATCCTCTGAATCCTTGCCACCCCATACCTCGAGAATGAAGGACCCTTCGTACCTGAGTGTTCGGAGCTTATCAAAAAATCGAGGCCAATCGATCGGTCCCTTTCCAGGGACCCAGTGCAGGTCTTCCACACCGTCATTCTCGTGTATGTGAAAAGAATACACCTGCGAGGTGCAACGATCCATCTCCCGAAGCGGGTCGAGGCCGCTCACCAGGCAGTGTCCGGTGTCGAAGCACACACCGACATTGTCCCCCCCAAGACGGTGAGCCAGCTTCACCAACGCTGTCGGGTGGGCCACGTCCGGGACGGGCTTCCTGCCAAGGTTTTCCAAGGCAATCCTGATCCCTTGCCCTGCGGCCAGGCGAGCGACTCTCCCCAGGGAGTGCTCCTGGCAGGCAACGATCTCGCGCCCACCTTGGGTCGGATCCAAGGAACTCCACACAAGAACAGGATGTACGACGACGAACCCCACTTTCAAATGCTGGGCGGTCT comes from Candidatus Methylomirabilota bacterium and encodes:
- a CDS encoding LOG family protein, whose amino-acid sequence is MWQGRRVVTIFGSSRPVPGSSAYARAEKLGLGVARHGWVLCNGGYGGTMAAAAMGARRGGGETIGITCALYNGTPPNPYVTHHEEAPDLLARLGRLVDLGDAYVILPGGSGTLLEFALVLEFLHKRLMPPKPVLLFGNYWRPIVATVQREHSGSETEVQVVRTSEAVLQALVGAWGA
- a CDS encoding NfeD family protein; the encoded protein is MTKGAERRLRPLTKYLLIQIPGWIVVAVALSLIRRWVDLPVWAAIGVFLLWVIKDLVMFPFVRPAFEAGAKSGVDRLIGAQGIAEERLAPSGYIRVRGELWRAEALETDEPIPQGSRVRVRAVRGLTLLIQPEK
- a CDS encoding sugar phosphate isomerase/epimerase; the protein is MFQVGINSLTCESDGTVDGLRRIARHGFRHVEMWCNYAHLDPRLGEDVAMVGQILEEEGLRAVSLHAPFEFRGERLSGETLWEAWEGLMAQVLETAQHLKVGFVVVHPVLVWSSLDPTQGGREIVACQEHSLGRVARLAAGQGIRIALENLGRKPVPDVAHPTALVKLAHRLGGDNVGVCFDTGHCLVSGLDPLREMDRCTSQVYSFHIHENDGVEDLHWVPGKGPIDWPRFFDKLRTLRYEGSFILEVWGGKDSEDVMQDAKAFVKRHNLSP